Below is a genomic region from Triticum dicoccoides isolate Atlit2015 ecotype Zavitan chromosome 5A, WEW_v2.0, whole genome shotgun sequence.
gcccagagatacctctccgacaatcggagtgacaaatcctaatctcaaaatatgccaaccaaacatgtacctttggagacacctatagagctcctttataatcacccagttacgttgtgacgtttggtagcacacaaagtgttcctccggcaaacgggagttgcataatctcatagtcataggaacatgtataagtcatgaagaaagcaatagcaacatactaaacgatcgggtgctaagataatggaatgggtcatgtcaatcacatcattctcctaataatgtgatcccgttaatcaaatgacaacacatgtctatgattaggaaacataaccatctttgattaacgagctagtcaagtagaggcatactagtgacgtttggtttgtctatgtattcacacaagtattatgtttccggataatacaattctagcatgaataataaacatttatcatgatataaggaaataaaataataacattattattgcctctagggcatatttccttcatttcacATGCAGGTCAGCAGTAAATCACGCATTTATGCAGGTCAACTAGGATAAGCAGGTGAACAAAATCTTCATCTAACGAGGAAACTCTGATGAAAGATACCATCTCTTGCTCTGTATCTTCTGTAGACATTCTTACACTGAATTTATGAACACATTCTTCTACTATCCACTACTTACTAGTTACAGGGATTGAATGCTAAAATCAAGGTACTACAACAATCTAGTCTAGATAAACAACACAGGGCGCAGGGGGAAGTCCTCTTCATAACAAAATCTCGCGGAAACCGCCTCATTAGTTGGAATTAGGATGCCATGGCAAGACCaactgaaaaaggaaaaaaggcggccgCACTGACCTTGATGAACTCGGCGGGGACGCCGCGGACGCGCTCGACGAGCAGGCCGGCGCCCTCGAGCTCGCGCACCAAGCGCGCCACGCTGTCCTTCCCTGCTTGCACATGGCCTGCCACATCGAATCCAAGGGGGTCAGGGGCTGCCTGCGGTGAAGAGAAAGAGAGGATAATGGGGAACCTCACCTCCATGGCGTCGGTTCGCACTAGTAGCAGCAGGAGGAGGGTCGGAGGAGCAAGTAGTAGGACCACCGGCAGACCGTCTGCATCGGCGGCGGGCAAAAGGGAGCCCTCCCCGCGCCGCGCCGCACCCGGAGAAGGGGGCCCCTAGCTAGGGTTTGGGGCCGGCACAAGGGCACGACGAGGAGAAGGATCCGCACATGAGGTGGGGGGCGCCGGTGGTGGGGTTGGGGGAGAGGAGGTCGTCGGCGTCTGTGGTGGCGGCGGGGTTGGTTGGGGGAAACGTGGGGAGTGGAGGAcgaggagaggcgtcgtgggagagaAAGGCAGAGCAGGGGTGAGAGGCTGAGGTGGGGCGGCAAGGAGATAACTTAACAGTAGCGTTGGGTTTATACCCCACGCTAATCCAACACTACTACTATGGTATGTCTTGGGTGCACGGTTGAGACCATTTAGTAATAGCGTGGGATTtataacccgcgctgctactatcaACTCAGTTgtagcgtgggtttataacccgcgctactactatggctggtCCGGAGGGGCACGGTGAaaatcacttagtagtagcgagggttataaaaccgcgctactgctatcaacttattaGTAGCGTGGTTCCTTTAAGCTCGGTActgctagttagcagtagcgcctgtttttaaaccgcgctgctgctaagattctgtgtataatgttttccctagtagtgctcccgaacctgtagggtctacacacttaaggttcggtgatgctagggttgtagagatatgagtatgcagtaatccgaaagttgttcggagtcccggatgagatcctggacgtcacgaggagttccgaaatggtccggaggtgaagaattatatatagaaagtgtagtttcggccatcgggaaagtttcggggtcaccggtattgtaccgggaccaccggatgggtcccgggggtccaccgggtggggccacccatcccggagggcaccatgggctgaagtggggaggggaactagccatagtgggctggtgtgcccccccccttgggcccccctgcgcctagggttggaaaccctagggtggggggcactccaccctccttggccgccgcccccttgggagatcccatctccagggccggcaccccccagggggcctatataaagggggggagggagggcagccgaacctgaagtcttggcgcctccctctcccctgctacacctctccctctcgcagaagctcggcgaaggcctgctgcgatcactgctgcatccaccaccacgctgttgtgctgcttgatcttcatcaacctctccttcccccttgctggatcaagaaggaggagacgtcatccgctccgtacgtgtgttgaacacggaggtgccgtccgttcggcacttggtcatcggtgatttggatcacgacgagtacgacttcatcatccccgttctcttgaacgcttccgcttgcgatctacaagggtatgtagatgcactctcatctcgttgctagttgactccatagattgatcttggtgaaaggtaggaattttttttgttttctgcaacattccacaacagtgggcactagaacctccctcagcaactcgagcacgtgtgtcctttgctctcgccttctcttcaacatcaagagtaccaatgagatccgcaacggaaaactcctgtctcttgtgtttcaaggaagtagcaaaattgttccatgaaggtggaagcttggcaatgatgcctccggcaacaaatttgtccggcaacacacacttgaagtactcaagttcttttgcgagcgactgtatctcatgagcctgctgtacaactgggcgctcatcagtcatcttgtagtcatagaattgctccatgacgtacaactcgctgccggcgtccgaggcatcaaacttggcctcgagcgcagcccacatgtccttgccgttgtcaaacaacatatacgaatccacaatggagtcatcaagaacactcagaagagcgcctttaaagagggtatcgatattctcaaaagcttccagctgtgctggattaagatcgccctcgggcttgcccttggtggcgtcatagcagcccatggtctgaaaccagtagactgctctcgtgcgccacctcttatattgctcccccttaaaggcaggcggcttcaaatgcgcagcaaaaccactcggagtaaattgcctataatcaggtttttggattgttggaaatatgagcaaattactacgagatataatccgaataaataggaaatagatcatgacagcaatagcagagattaaactaatcatgcgaactagcatagtagatgaacaaatcacatctagggcacatactcgaAACATGAATTCcatcacgatctcgaacaggaaggatataaTCACATACGGTgtagcgggagcagcaccgccggcgttgacgttgtcgcccatgtcgtcgaggatgaggttgccgaggtcggggaagaagtcgtcgttcgcgaagtcgtcgctaccagcagtcgcgcgagtgcgctccccaaaaacctgatcgcccctctcccgtacacgatcacgagaggcggggttccggaggcctgctgtcccttctcccggtgcacaccgaaaggagggatggagaagacttgcttggcggcgcaatgatctggaacggtggtgagaaaccatgcgaagcggcagcggctagggtagacgtctgcttgaatatatagtgcgggccgggtagatcgtgggagtaaaccccacattCGAGTCGTCACGattcaaaagaatcggaaacggtttagcaattaacgcgtccattaattattaattaatgactcttcaatttttcccgagcagcaaaaatatagacaatgtgcatagctctgtcctcggctcaatcccgcaacccgcgtcgcggcgcggcgagcgaggaggaggagcgcgcgtgtaggtcttctcttctcatgctcatacaagtggtaaaagagctcaccttataaagaggtgcaactctctctcaactttcggGATGGGACTAAGttttagtctcactcactccattcatatgtgtgcatgaatgggccaagagaatttcagaattttagttgggctttgggccagaggcctactagcaaaattctaaACATTTAATACTGGCTATACATACTTATACGAGTGAACAGACACATAAAAACGCGTCTACATGCATCCAACTCAGGAAAAAAAACCAAAGCATCTTATAATTTGAAATGAAGGGACGCCTATACTAATCCAAAGATAGAAAATGCAGCACCGCATCCAGTGTTTAAAATGCCACATATCTGGACGCCTGGGTTTTGAACGAGAAAGGAGCTCTCTAGGGACGTCGCGTCGCGTCGCGTGCGCGCAAGGGATCGGAGCACGTAGCGGCATGGGTACCTACCACCCCGCCCGACGTGCGCCCCGCGACACAGCCCGCGGTTTACGATGCCATACCACGTACCGTGCCAACGCGACATTGCAGCGGCCAAACACACGGCAGCggagtcactggaagcagaaaggaAACCCAAGAGAAAAGAGACGAGGGAACACCCGAGACCGGAGACCCGACCCCACTTGAGAACAAAAAACAAGAGACACCCTGGGCCGCGGGCCCCGAAGCCGCGCGGCTGGCAGTGGGCCCAGCCTGTCAGCGCCGGTACGTGGCGAGGCTTTTTTTTTCGTTGCGGGGCGAGGCCAGTATATTAAACCGCCCGGCCGGCTCGATCTTTCCCCAATCTCGCAGCCCAAGCCCCCCCTCCCCACGACTCGCCCGCTCCGGACGCCGACGAGCCCAGCCCCGCCGCCCGCCATGGCCGTGGAGGTTCGccgcgcgacgccgccgcgcggggGCGCGCGCCCCGGGGAAGGGAGGGGGGCGCGGGTGCAGGCCGGCGACGCGCTGCCGCTGCCGATCCGCCACACCAACCTCATCTTCTCCGCGCTCTTCGCCGCCTCGCTCGCCTACCTGATGCGCCGCTGGCGCGAGAAGATCCGCTCCTCCACGCCGCTCCACGTCGTGGGGCTCACCGAGATCTTCGCCATCTGCGGCCTCGTCGCCTCGCTCATCTACCTCCTCAGCTTCTTCGGCATCGCCTTCGTCCAGTCCGTCGTCTccaacagcgacgacgaggacgagGACTTCCTCATCGCCTCCGCCCAGCCCaagcccgcccccgcccccgcggtTCCCGCGCAGTGTGCGCTGCTGCAGAGCGCCGGCCCCGCGCCCGAGGTAAtgccggaggaggacgaggagatcgtTTCCCAGGTCGTTGCCGGGAAGATCCCCTCGTACGTTCTGGAGACGAAGTTGGGCGACTGCCGCCGGGCCGCCGGGATCCGCCGCGAGTCGCTGCGCCGGATCACGGGGAGGGAGATCAACGGCCTCCCGCTCGACGGCTTCGACTACGCGTCCATTCTCGGCCAGTGCTGCGAGATGCCCGTCGGGTACGTGCAGCTGCCCGTGGGCGTCGTCGGGCCGCTCCTCCTCGACGGCCGCCGGCTCTACGTCCCGATGGCCACCACCGAGGGCTGCCTCGTCGCCAGCACCAACCGTGGATGCAAGGCCATTGCCGAGTCTGGCGGTGCCTCCAGCGTCGTGTTCCGTGACGGGATGAGCCGCGCCCCCGTCGCCAGGTTCCCAaccgcccgccgcgccgccgagcTCATGAGGTTCTTGGAGAACCCGGACAATTTCGACACTCTGTCTGTGGTCTTTAGCAGGTATAATAGACTAGATTAGTGCCCCTTTTATCTGTCATATTCAGCCCATGCTCCGCTCGCACGACAAATGTCATTAAGCTACGACGTCTCTTGTGTTTGACGATATGTTTATGTGCCACATCACTGTCCATCAATCAAATCAGCGATGTTTCCTTTTTAACCCAAAATGCTTCGTTTGTGCAGATCAACGAGGTTTGGAAGGCTGCAGGGGGTCAAATGCGCGTTGGCAGGGAGGAACCTGTACATGAGGTTCACCTGCAGCACTGGTGATGCCATGGGGATGAACATGATCTCCAAGGGCGTGCAACATGTGCTGGACTATCTAGAGGAGGATTTCCCTGATATGGATGTCGTCAGCATCTCAGGTATTTTCGCACGTTTATAAATAAGTTTGTTTTTGCTTTCTTCGATCGTGAATGATGTTGTACCATTgatagattattattattattattattatggtggCTAGTTATGACTTATCAGAGCCTTCTAATAATTTTGGACGCCAACATACGTCTGACGTCAGCTCAGGGGTAACCCGAGCGAAACGATCATTCCCCCAGGCAGGGTGGAACAAACTAAAAAGTTCGATCGCAAAAAGAAAAAACACTTCCATTGAATGCTTCAGAATTGTCATGCGAAAACAGATAAAATTGCCGTGCTGTTGTAAAGGGCTTGCCATGTTCTGAAGTAAAAATTGCCATGCTCAGAAATATTGTCATGTTGACCGAAGGAAATTGCCATGCTACCTCAATGGAAAAGCTGAAAATTGCCATGCTCTAAAAACTGAAATTGCCATCCGGAATGTGTTCGCTCATTTTTGCCACCAGCTTCGTAGTTCGCCCAGAGGGGTGCGTGGGAGCGAACACTTTAGGATTTGTGTGCAGGATCCAACTTGCCTCAGGGCGTTAGCTCTGATTGCTTAAGAACGTGACCTCAGTTCTATAACATTTTGGATATTTTATAGTTGATGAATGGTTAGATGATGGTATCAAAGAATAAGAGCACAGCAGATTCTCTTAATTAAATCCCATTCTGCAAATATTCAAACTCAGAGAGTTGATGAATGAAGCAACTGGCATGATAGATGTTTAAGGTGTTTTAGTTGGATTTACTTGTTATGCAATAGAAAGCGGCAGATGAGCCTCGGTTGTTATTTTAATTGGATATCCCTTTGGTGTCAGCTCTCGATCCAAACTGACGTGGACTCCAGTTGTTTTCATTTGTAGTAGTTGGGCTACCTTTTTGTCCGATCTCTCCAGCTTGCTGCCAGCTCTTAGTACTTTCGAGAGAGGACGAAAATTCACACAAGGAAATTTGGACAAGGCCACCTCATCCTTGTCTTCCCTATTATGTCTTACTCATGTTTTGTCATGACACAAGTAATACCAGTCGCCGAATTTTGCACAGTACAGTCATAGAGCGATGTTCCAATCTGTAAAAATCTCAAGTGGTTTATAGATATTGAAAACTACTTACAGTTGTTGCTGATTAACACCAGATATGCACCGTATTCATAGCATTACATTTATACTTAGTATAGTGGTATGCATCTAGCTTTTTCACATATCTTTGGCGCTACATAATTTCCTAACTAAACTTCCATAAACAACAGGCAATTTTTGTTCTGACAAGAAATCAGCTGCTGTAAATTGGATTGAGGGGCGTGGTAAGTCTGTGGTTTGCGAGGCAATAATCAGAGAGGACGTTGTGGAGAAGGTTCTCAAGACCAACGTTCAGTCACTCGTCGAGTTGAATGTGATCAAGAACCTTGCTGGTTCAGCTGTTGCTGGAGCTCTTGGGGGTTTCAATGCCCACGCAAGCAACATTGTATCAGCTATCTTCATTGCCACTGGTCAGGATCCTGCACAAAATGTTGAGAGCTCACAGTGTATCACGATGTTGGAAGCTGTAAATGGTGGCAGAGACCTTCACATCTCCGTTACTATGCCATCCATTGAGGTACGAAGCAATATTTTTCTTCATGATGGAATCATGCTCTTCATATTCTTTTTTATGTGACATATGTTGATTGTCAGTGATCCCCTTATTTTGTTATCCACGGATTGATGAATTTTGCACTTCAGACCCTGGTCCTTTGTGAAGAACCATTGATTATTCAATCAATTAGATGGCATCCTGTTATGTGAATAGGAAACTATTAACAAATAtcaatatcttggtatcatctatcATGCTGTTGATCCTATAATGGTCCCACCCATTTAATTGCAAACATATACATGTATGTTAGTGAGTTTAAATTATCCCTTTGTTAGGTTACCTGGAGATTTTAAAATAACGCTGTCATGCATAGGGCTTGATTCTGTTGTCATGAAGCACGATATAGATGGCATGTTCAACTATGCTTGCTTGTTCTTTAGAATAAGTTCTTTATATGCCAAAATGCCAATTTTATTATTCCTTTGTGGGACATTGTTCTCCACACCATCTGGTTTTCTAAACTACTATTCCTTTCGTTTGCTGTTCGCCTTCTCGCTATTGTTTTCGTCATCAGCCAGCTCAGGCTAGACCGGCAGTTATCTGTTTTATTAGTGGCTTAATCTGTAACGTCGTGTTTGCTATTATTGTCGAGAAAGGCATACATCGCCCTGTACATAATTGGGTTAATTATCATCATACACCTAACCTTCAGCACCAACTACGATATATATATGATATGAGCTGATGGGTGTGTTGTGATGATCGAAATGCAGGTGGGCACAGTTGGTGGAG
It encodes:
- the LOC119302075 gene encoding 3-hydroxy-3-methylglutaryl-coenzyme A reductase 3-like, translated to MAVEVRRATPPRGGARPGEGRGARVQAGDALPLPIRHTNLIFSALFAASLAYLMRRWREKIRSSTPLHVVGLTEIFAICGLVASLIYLLSFFGIAFVQSVVSNSDDEDEDFLIASAQPKPAPAPAVPAQCALLQSAGPAPEVMPEEDEEIVSQVVAGKIPSYVLETKLGDCRRAAGIRRESLRRITGREINGLPLDGFDYASILGQCCEMPVGYVQLPVGVVGPLLLDGRRLYVPMATTEGCLVASTNRGCKAIAESGGASSVVFRDGMSRAPVARFPTARRAAELMRFLENPDNFDTLSVVFSRSTRFGRLQGVKCALAGRNLYMRFTCSTGDAMGMNMISKGVQHVLDYLEEDFPDMDVVSISGNFCSDKKSAAVNWIEGRGKSVVCEAIIREDVVEKVLKTNVQSLVELNVIKNLAGSAVAGALGGFNAHASNIVSAIFIATGQDPAQNVESSQCITMLEAVNGGRDLHISVTMPSIEVGTVGGGTQLASQSACLDLLGVKGANRESPGSNARLLATVVAGAVLAGELSLISAQAAGHLVQSHMKYNRSRKDMSNSAAC